The sequence below is a genomic window from Elusimicrobiales bacterium.
GCATAACACGAAACACACGAAAAGGCTCTGGAACAAGGCGGGAACAACTACCGGAAACTTTTTTTGTTCCCCTTTCGTGTGTTTCGTGGTTTGATTCCGTTTTCGTTGCCGCCAATACACCACAGCTTTTCAAAAAACGGGTGATGTCGCAGGGCGGGACAGGGGGCGGGCCGCCAAGCCGGAGTGTCGCGCCTGGAATTGACAAGCATTTTGTTATTTTGCAAAATACTAGACAATGGAGGCCGCGCATGACAAAGCAAAAAATGTTTTATGATTCGCAGGCGCAGGTGATAAAAGCCCTCGCCCACCCCACAAGGCTGCTGCTGGTAAACAGGCTTGCCCGGCAAGCGGTCTGCGTTTGCGACCTGACCGCAACGGCGGGCTGCGATATCTCAACCGTCTCGCTCCATCTCAATTTATTGCGCAAGGCCGGGCTCGTCTGCTCGGAAAAGAAAGGCAACCGGGTATACTACCGCCTGCTGTGCCCGTGCATAATGGAATTTCTCGGCTGCATCGCCCGCGTAGTCAGGGATAATGCCAGGCGGCAGGCAAGGGTCGCCTCCGGGTGGACGCGATGAACTGGAAAACCGAGTGGAAATGGCTGGCGGGCTTTGCCGCCGCGTTCTTTGCGTTCTATTTCCTGCCGGTCGGCGCGCCGCGTTTTGACGGCGCGGTAACCGAAGCGCTGGAACTGACCAAATGGTATACGCGCGAGCATGTGCTGCTATGCCTTGTGCCGGCCTTGTTGATAGCCGGAGGCATTTCAGCTTTCGTCAGCCAGGCGTCCGTCATGCGCTACTTTGGGGCGCAGGCTAACAAAATTTTATCTTACGGCGTGGCCTCGGTATCCGGTACGATACTGACGGTCTGTTCCTGCACCGTGCTGCCGCTTTTTGCCGGAATTTACAAGCGGGGAGCCGGGCTTGGCCCCGCCATCGCTTTCCTCTACTCCGGCCCGGCAATCAATGTGCTGGCGATTGTGCTGACCGCCCGCATACTCGGCTTTGAAATGGGCCTTGCCCGCGCTATCGGCGCGGTGGTGTTTAGCGTGGTCATCGGCCTGGCGATGCACTTTATCTTTATAAAGGAAGAAGCCGCCAAAGCGCAGTCTCAGGCGGATTTGCCCGTGCCGGAAGCAATCAGGCCGCTTTGGCAGACGGTTTTGTATTTCGCCGCGATGTGCGCTGTCCTTGTTTTTGCCAACTGGGGCAAGGCAGGCGAAACAAGCGGATTCTTTTATGCGGTTTACTCCGTGAAGTGGCCGTTAACTTCTCTGTCCGCGCTTGCCTTCGCGTTTTTTGTGGTCCGGTGGTTCGGCGCGGATAGAATTAAAATTATTGCCGCCTCGTCCGCCACGGCTGTTCTGGCATTGGTTTTTCATGATATGCCGGTGATAGCCTTCAGCGCGGGATTTATCGGCTTATCGTGGGCGATTAACGGCGAGGAAGGCGAACTGGGCGACTGGTTTTCGGCTTCATGGGAACTGTCAAAACAGATATTCCCGCTGCTGCTCGGCGGCGTATTCGTTTCGGGGTTTCTGCTCGGCAGGCCGGGGCATGAGGGAGTAATCCCGTCGGCCTGGGTGGCGTGGGCCGTGGGCGGCAATTCATTTGCGGCTAATTTCTTTTCGTCAATCGTGGCGGCGTTCATGTATTTCGCCACGCTGACCGAAGTGCCGATATTGCAGGGGTTTATCGGCAGCGGCATGGGCAAAGGCCCCGCGCTGGCGTTGCTGCTTGCGGGTCCCGCGCTCTCGCTGCCCAGCATGCTGGTGCTGAAAAGCGTGATGGGCGCTAAAAAAACAGCGGTTTATGTGGCCCTGGTTGTCATTATGGCGACATTCAGCGGAATGTTCTACGGAGCGTTTTTTTAAGGAGGCGACATGAAAACGATACAGATACTGGGCATGGGCTGCCCTAAATGCAACAAGCTCTACGAGCATGCCGAGGCTGCGGCAAAAGAGCTGGGCATTGAATACAAAATGGAGAAAATCTCCGACATAAACAAAATCACCGACATGGGCGTGATGATGACCCCCGCGCTGGCGGTTGACGGCACGGTGAAAATCTCTGGCAGAGTGCCGACGGTGGAAGCCCTCAAGGAGTTGTTGAAATGAAATCTTCCGCGGCTCTAAGAAAAATTGTCAGGCTGGCCTACGGGCGCGCGGCCAGAAAATCCCAATCCTGCTGCTCCGGCTCGTCCTGCTGCGGACACGCGTCAGGCAAGGCGGTTGAAGGCGAATTGGGGCTTTCCTGCGGCGACCCCGTGGCATTTTCCAAAATAAAAAAAGGCATGACCGTGGTTGATCTCGGCAGCGGCGCGGGCAAAGACGTGTTC
It includes:
- a CDS encoding metalloregulator ArsR/SmtB family transcription factor — translated: MTKQKMFYDSQAQVIKALAHPTRLLLVNRLARQAVCVCDLTATAGCDISTVSLHLNLLRKAGLVCSEKKGNRVYYRLLCPCIMEFLGCIARVVRDNARRQARVASGWTR
- a CDS encoding permease; translated protein: MNWKTEWKWLAGFAAAFFAFYFLPVGAPRFDGAVTEALELTKWYTREHVLLCLVPALLIAGGISAFVSQASVMRYFGAQANKILSYGVASVSGTILTVCSCTVLPLFAGIYKRGAGLGPAIAFLYSGPAINVLAIVLTARILGFEMGLARAIGAVVFSVVIGLAMHFIFIKEEAAKAQSQADLPVPEAIRPLWQTVLYFAAMCAVLVFANWGKAGETSGFFYAVYSVKWPLTSLSALAFAFFVVRWFGADRIKIIAASSATAVLALVFHDMPVIAFSAGFIGLSWAINGEEGELGDWFSASWELSKQIFPLLLGGVFVSGFLLGRPGHEGVIPSAWVAWAVGGNSFAANFFSSIVAAFMYFATLTEVPILQGFIGSGMGKGPALALLLAGPALSLPSMLVLKSVMGAKKTAVYVALVVIMATFSGMFYGAFF
- a CDS encoding thioredoxin family protein; protein product: MKTIQILGMGCPKCNKLYEHAEAAAKELGIEYKMEKISDINKITDMGVMMTPALAVDGTVKISGRVPTVEALKELLK